The window CTCCTCCGCCACCTCGGCGGTCATCGCCACGGCCGTGGTCTCCAGGAGCGTCGGCGGCACCGTGAACCCGCCGTCCGCCGCCGGTTCCGCGGCGCGGGCGAGCGGCTCGGCGCCGGCTCCGCGCAGACGGTCGGCGATGTCGTCGAAGGACGAGCGGATCCGGGCGTTCAGCAGGATGCCGGGATCCGCCGCGGTGGTACGGGTCGCGAGCTCGGCGACCAGCGCGTCACCCGCCTCACCGTCGGGCACGAACGCGATCCCCGGCTTCGTGCACAGCTGGCCGGCCGAGCCGGTGTAGGAGGTGAAGAGGCCGGCGGCGATCTCGGCGGGCCGGGCCGCGGCGGCCCCCGGGGTGACGATCAGCGGGTTGATGCTCGAGAGCTCGCCGAAGAACGGGATGGGCTCGTCCCGGGTGCCGATCGCCGCCTGCAGCGCCTCCGCCGCACCGAGGGATCCGGTGAAGCCGACGGCCCGGATCGCGGGGTGCTTCACGAGCTCGGTCCCGGCCTGCTGGCCGTACACGATGCCGACGGTGCCCGCCGGGGCGCCGGCGGTCCGGCACGCCGCCGCGAGCGTCTCGAAGGACAACTGCGACGTGCGCGGGTGCGACCCGTGGGCCTTGGCGACCACCGGGCAACCGGCCGCGATGGCCGACGCGACGTCCCCACCGAGCACCGAGAACGCGAACGGGAAGTTGCTGGACCCGAACACGGCGACCGGCCCGATCGGCACCAGCATCCGCCGCACGTCGGGCTGCGGGCCGAGCGGGGTGTCCGCGGCGTGGTCGATGGCCGCCTCGACGTACGAGCCCTCACGGACGGCGGCGGCGAAGAGCCGGAACTGGAAGGCGCTCCGGCTGAGCTCGCCGTTCAGCCGGACCGGTCCGAGACCGGTCTCGGCGTCCGCAACCGCGACGAGTTCGGTCCGGGCGCGTTCGACGGCGGTGCCCATCGCGTCCAGCAGGTCGGCGCGGAACGCCCTCCCGCGCCACGAGAGTGACGCCGCCGCCGCAGCGGCGGCCTCGGCGATGACGGACACCGACGCCGTCGGGGTCGGCTCGATCGTCGTGGCAGCGCTGACACCGGAGCGCGGATCGGTGGTGGTCAACATGGTGGTCTCCTGACAGGGGGGGCGCGCGGGGGCGCGGGGTTCACGCGCTCTCGCGCGCGACGATCGAGAAGTCGAGGTCGACGATGCTCACGTCGGAGGTCCGTCCGGACATCCGGTCGAGCAGGACGGTGCCGGCCACGGTGCCGATCCGCCGGTTGGGCACCGAGACCGTGGTGAGGGTGGGCAGCAGGTGACGGGCCAGCTCGAAGTCACCGAAGCCGGTGACCGCGAGGTCGTCGGGGATCCGGATGCCCCGGCGGGCGGCCTCCAGGATGGCGCCGGCGGCGAAGACGTCGCTGGCGAACAACAGCACGTCGGTCTCCGGGTGCAGTGACCGGGTCATGTGCAGCAACAGCCGCCCGGTGTCCAGGTCCACTTTCTGGGTCCCGGAGTCGACCACCCGGACGGGCTCGCCGGGGAACAGCTCGGGAACCGCCTCGATGAACGCGTCCCGGCGGCGGGCCGCGCGGAAGTCGCCGGTCTGCAGCGACCCGGCGAAGGTGGGATGGCGGTAGCCGCGGTCGGCGGCGTACTGGACCACGGCCCGGGCGGCGTCGCGGTTGGAGAAGCCGACCACGGAGTCGATGGGCGTCTCGCTCATCTCCCAGGTCTCCACCGTGGGCACCCGCGACTCCTGGAGCATCCGGGTCGTCCGGTCGGTGTGGGTGGTGCCGACGATGAAGAAGCCGTCCGGCCGCCGGCCCAGGAACGCCCGGACGAGGTCCTCCTCGTGGTCGGGCCGGTATCCGGTGGAGCCGATGAACAGGTGGTAGCCCGACGGCGCGAGCACCTCCTCCAGGCCGTGCAGCGCGTCGGCGAACACGCTGGCCGAGACGTCGGGGACGATGGCCGCCACGGTCATGCTGCGGTTGGACGCCAGGTTGGAAGCGGCCAGGTTCGGGACGTAGCCGGTGGCGATGATGGACCGCCGCACCCGCTCCAGGGTGTGCACCGAGACCTGCTCGGGGGCGCGGATGGACCGGGACACCGTCTGCGGGGACACCTGCGCGTGCCGGGCGACGTCGTCGAGGGTGACGACGTGGGTGGAGCGCCGGGTGGGTCGGGAGGCGTCGACCGGCTCGTCGGTCGCCGCCGGCCCGGGGGCGGTCACCGGACCGGTCACCGCAGCGGTCACAGCAGGCTTCGCGCGGCGAGGTTGCGCATCAGGGACCCGATCCCGAACTCCCACGGGTCACACTCCTCGCTGGCCTGGACCTGGTTGACCAGCGTACCCAGCTCGGCCGACGAGATGGCGACCACGTCGCCCTGCCGGTGGGTGAACCCGCGTCCGGGCTCGGCACGGTCGTCCACCGGCGCGAACATGGTTCCCAGCATCAGGATCGCGCCGTCGGGGTACTGGTGGTGGCGTCCCATCAACTGGGCGACCAGGTCGGCGGGGTCGCGGCTGATCTGCGACATCCTGCTGGTGCCCCGGACCCGGAACCCGTCGACGCCGAGGATGTCCAGGGACACCACCATCGAGCGCACCGTGTCCAGGTCGAAGGTCGCGTCGAAGAGGCGGATGAACGGCCCGATGGCACACGAGGCGTTGTTGTCCTTGGCCTTGCCCAGCAACAGCGCGGAGCGCCCCTCGATGTCGCGCAGGTTCACGTCGTTGCCCAGGGCCGCACCGCGGATGCGCCCGCGTGAGTCCACGACGAGGACGACCTCGGGTTCGGGGTTGTTCCAGCTCGACGTGGACAGCACCCCGACCGCGGTGGCCGTGCCGACGGCCGCCATCACCGGCGCCTTGGTGAAGATCTCGGCGTCGACGCCGATCCCCACCTCCAGGTACTGACTCCACAGGCCCTCGGCCACGAGATACTGCTTCAGCGACTGGGCCTCCGCCGACCCCGGGGTGAGATCACCGAGCTCGACACCGATCTCGGACAGGATCTGATCACGCATGGCGGCGGCGGCGTCCGGGTCGCCGTGCACCCGCTCCTCGATGACCCGCTCGATCATCGACACCGCGAAGGTGACCCCGGCGGCCTTCACCGCCTGCAGGTCGATGGGCGCCAGCAGCCACGGCCGCTCCGGGTTCCGGCCGGCGGGCGGGGTGTTGGCCAGCAGCTCCGCCAGCGAGCCGATCCGCTCCCCCGCCGCGCCGCGGGCCGCTGCGGCGGGGTCGTCGGTCTCCATCAGGTCGCGGACCGTCGCGAACGAGGCTGCCAGGTCGAACACCCCGTCCGCCCGGATCAGCACCGGTGACGGGCCACCGTGCTCGGGTCGCCAGACCCGGCCGACGAGGGTGCCCGCGCAGCCGTCGTCGGGCAGGGTGGTCGGGATGTCGGGGGCGAGAACCGGTCGGTCGGTGGTGGTCGTCATGGGGGCGGACTCCTCGGTGGGCACGGTCAGCGGCGGTGGAACGTGGCCGGACGCTTCTCGGCGAAGGCGGCGCGGCCCTCGTCGGCGTCGGCCGTGGCGAAGGTGACGGTCTGCAGGTCCCGCTCGTACCGGATGGCCTCCTCCTGCGGCAGGTTGTACGCCGCGCGGAGGTTGGCCTTGGCGGTCTCCGCGGCGATCGGCGGCCGGGAGGCGATGACGGCGGCCAGTTCCCGGGCCCGCGGCAGCAGCCGCTCCGGCGGGACGATCTCCGAGACCAGTCCCCAGGTCAGCGCGCGGGCGGCGTCGATCGGATCACCGGTCATCAGCATCACGGCCGCGTTACTGGCACCGATAGAGTGCGCCAGGAAGGTGCTCATCCCGCCGCCGCCGATCCAGCCGAGCTTGATCTCGGGGGCGGCGAAGGACGCCGTCTCGGAGGCGATCCGGATGTCGCAGGTCATCGCGGTCTCGAGGCCGCCGCCGAAGGCGTAGCCGTTGACCGCGGCGATCAGCGGCTTGCGCAGCCGGCGCAGGGCGTCGCAGTAGTCCTCGCGGTTGCGGAACTGCCAGGGCGTGGCGTACTTGTCCAGCGTCCGGATGTCCGACCCGGCGCAGAACGCCCGGTCGCCGGCCCCGGTCAGGATGACCGCGCGGACGTCGTCGTGGTCGTTGGCCCAGGTCATCGCGACGACCAGCGCGTCGGACATCTCCTGGGTCACCGAGTTCAGCTTGCGCGGCCGGTCGATCGTCACCACGGCCACCAGACCGTGGAGTTCCAGCCGGATCTCGTCGGTGCCGAGATCCGGGAGCGCGGGGTCAGTCGTCATGTCAGACCTTCTCGGGGAGGGTGCGGGCGAGGCTGTGCCGGTACCGGTCGCGCAGTGCGGCCAACCCGGCCCGCGGCGGGGTGGTGCCGTCGACGATGTCGCGGACGACCGCCGACGCCTCCGTCTGGAAGCGGATGAACCCCGCGTGCCGGGGGCGGACCCAGGCGTCGGAGACGGTCGCCAGGGTTGCGCGGTAGAACCCCGCGGCGGATTCGTCGAGGTCGGGATCGAGCCACGCGAGGCGGGCGCTCGGCTGGCCGTCGTGCTGTGGGATGAACCGGGTCTGGGCGAGATCACCCATCAGCCACTCGATGTGGCGCACCAGCTCGGGAGTGACCACCGCCCGGCGGGACAGCGCGAGCCCCGTACCACCCAGGGTGGACCCGTGCCGGCCACCGGCCGTGGCGACCGGCGCGTCGCTGAACCGGACGTCGGCCGAACTGTAGGTGACGTAGCCGTAGACCAACGGGCAGTAGGCGATGTCGGTGGTGCTGCGCAGCCGTTCGAGCAGGGCGATGGGGTTGGCGACGGCGGTCCCGGCGGGCGCCCGCCGGGCGAGCTCCGACATCAGGTCCAGCACCGTCAGGGCGACCTCGTCGGAGACGAGATCGTCTCCGTCGCAGGGCTCGTCGTGGGCCGCACAGATCGAGGCGAAGGTCAGGTAGGCGTGCGGGCCGGCCAGCGACAGGGCCACCGGCACCTCCGCCGAGAGCGCCCGGACCTCCTCCCAGGTGTGCGGCGGCGCAGCCAGCAGCGCCGTCCGGCTCACCGCGACCTGGGTCGCGGCGTCCAGCGGCACCGCCCACTGCGCCCCGGCCACCGCATAGGACGCGAACGACGGCCCGACGGCGGCCGACCGCCACCGGGCCAGCACCGCCGGATCGACCACGGTGTCCAGGGCGATCAACGAACCGTGCTCCAGCGCCTCCCCGAGATGCGGGTGATCGAGCACGATGAGGTCGTGATCGCGGGCCAGCTCGTCGATCGGGAACGACTCGAAGTGCTCGAGACTGTGCGCCTTCCAGACGATGTCGAGGCCGGAACCGGCGGCACGCTCGCGGTCGGCGGCGGCGACCAGGGCGTTGCGCCCCCGCGGGTGGTCCCAGGTGATGCCCGCGTACCTCACGCGGGCCCGCCCTGGCCGGCCGGGGCGACGCCGGCGGCCGGCATCGTGTCGGGCGTGGCCTCGGCGGCCGCCGGTTCCGCGGCGACCACCCCGCCGTCGACCAGCTGCTCGATGCGCTCCGGGGCCACCCCGAGCTCGGTGAGGATCTCCCGGGTGTGCTCGCCGGCCAACGGTGCGCCGCGGTCGATGCGCGGCGGGGTGACCGACATCCCGTACGGGAACCCGGGGGTCCGGATCCGGCCCTCGGTGGGGTGGTCGTACTCGATGAACGTACCGTTGTGGACGATCTGCGGATCGTCGACGAGGTCCTGGTAGTCGTACACCGGACCGGCCCAGATGCCGACCGCGTCGAACGCCTCCAGCCACTCCGCGGTGGCCCGTTCGACCAGCCGGGCGGCGGTCCGCTCGTAGATCTCGTCGCGGTGGGTCCAGCTGTCCACCTCGGTGTCCATCGACAGGAACGAGTCCTCACCGATGACCTTGCCGAGCAGCGGGAGCTCGGGCATCGCCAGCGCGAGAAAGCCGTCGGAGGTGGCGAAAGCGCCGTAGGGGGCGCGGATGTAGACGTGGGCGTGCGGCTGCTGCCCACGGGTCTGCGCCACCTGGCCGACGGTGAACACCGACAGCTCCTGCATCTGCAGCGTGGTGATGGCGTCCAGCATGTTGACCGTGACGAGCTGGCCCTGGCCGGTGCGCTCGCGGTGGAACAGGGCGGCGAGCACCCCCTCAAACGCCGTGGAGGCGGTGACGGCGTCCACGAGGTACTGCCCGGCCGGCTGCGGCGGCGTCCCGTGGCTGCCCGCGGAGAGCATCGCACCGCTCATCGCCTGCAGCAGCAGGTCCTGCCCCGGACGGTTGCGGTACGGGCCGTCCTCGCCGTAGCCGGACATGCTGACGTAGACCAGGCCCGGATTGATCGCCCGCAGCGTCTCGTAGTCGACCCCGAGCCGACCCGCCACTCCGGGGCGGTAGTTCTGCAGGAAGACGTCGCTGGTGGCGACGAGGTCGTACAGGATCGACCGCCCCTCGTCGCTCTTCAGGTCGACCGCGATGGACCGCTTGTTCCGGTTCAGCGACAGGAACGACACGTTGATCCGGTTACCGGTGGCACCACCGGCCGCGGCGTGCCGCTGCCACTCGCCGGTGATGGGCTCGACCTTGATCACGTCGGCGCCGAGGTCGCCCAACCGCTGTGCGGCGAACGGCCCGGCCATCGCGATCGAGCAGTCGAGCACGCGGACGCCCGACAGGACCTCCGGGGCGGCGGTCGGTGCGGCAGGTTCAGTCATCTGATGTCCGTTCGGAGCAGGTGTTCGGAAGCGATGGCAGCGCTGCCATCGCGGTAGCAGCGCAGGGGCGGAGGTCCGCCGGGTCGGTCAGGCCGGTTGATCACCGGCGGCGCGGACCGCCGCCCGCACGGCGTCGACCTCGGCCGCACCGTCGAGGAAGCGGATCGTCGTCCGGTACTCACGGGCGTCGCCGTGCTCGAGCCAGATCATCGATCCGTCCTCGCGGGCGGCGGAGTCGCCGGCGACGTGGTGCGTCGAGGGCTCCAGGCCGACGGCGTACTGCCCACTGCGCAGGTTCTGCCACTCGAAGAAGCACGGCATCCCGGCGGCGTCCCAGGCGACCTCGACCCCCAGCGTGCGGTCACCGCGCAGCAGCGCGACCCGGTGCCGACCGTCCGGCCCGGCCACGAGCTCGTGCTCGCTGACCTGTTCGACGAAATGCAGCTGCGGTGCGGGCATGGTCCGGTAGGAGGTGCCCTGTTCGGCGACGGAGTCCGAGGCCCACAGGTGCCGGCGGATCGGGGCCACGAACTCCGTGCCCTCGTCCACGATCGGCCACCCGAAGTTGAAGTGGTACAGGAACATGTGGGGCGTTGGCTCGAAGCCGAGGTTGTCCACCACGTCGTGCAGCCGCAGTTCGCGGCCGTCGATGTCGACCTCGATGGTCCGGGTGAGGCGCAGGTGTTCGCCGAACGAGGTGGCCTGGACGACCTCGCCCACCACACGCAGCACCCACCGGTCGCCGTCGACCACCTCCCTCGCCTCCAGCAGGCGGGCCGGGATCGCGGTCAGCCTCCCGTGCAGGCCGTGGGACACCGTGTCCTTCGGCGGGTAGGCGTACCGGGTGGCGTCCACCGTCCCACCGAAGAGCGTGTGGTCCAGCCCCCCGGACACCAGCAGCCCGTCCACGGCGCGCAGCCACGACAGGCCGCCCTCGTCGGAGTGTTCGTGCAGCCCGGGATGACGGAAGCCGTTACCCGACCGCCAGCCGAAGGGCACGCCCCGCAGCCGCGCCGAGCCGAGATCCATGGCCCGGTCGATCAGCACCTCGATCTCCAGACCCGACGAGGTGCGCAGGTCGATCGCGCGCACCCCGCGCTGCACCCCGTCGTCCAGGACCACCGAGCGGATCCCGGCGACCGCGGACACGTCACCGGTGCGGGCGGCGAGTTCCCGCCGGCTCAGCCGGTTCCCGAAGACCTCGTACGTCACTCCATCACCCATCCACCGTCGACGTTGATCGTCTGGCCGGTCACGAAGCTCGCGTCCGGCCCGACGAGGAAGCTCACCACGGCGGCCAGTTCGGCGTCGGTACCGCGCCGCTTGATCGCCTGGTGCTCGATGACGTGCGCGGCGTACTCCGCCGCGTCGCCCTGGATCTCCTCGGCCTTCGTCGGGAACGCGCCCGGGGACACCGCGTTGACGCGGACGCCGAACGGGCCCAGCTCCCGCGCCAGCGCACGGGTCAGCGCGACCGCGGCGCCCTTGGTCGAGACGTAGCTGGCCAGGTTGGACCAGCCGCCGTGCCAGGTGATGGAGCCGACGTTGACGATGGCACCCTCGCGCCGCTGCACCATGCCGCGGGCGGCCACCTGGGCGGCGTGGAAGTACCCGCGCTGGTTGACCGTCACGACGTCGTCGTACTCGGTCAACGGGATGTCCAGGAACGGCGTGCTGGGATAGATCGCCGCGTTGTTGATCAGCGCCCCGACCGGGCCGAAATCCCGGTCGGTGGCGGTGATCGCGGACTCGATCGACGCGGCGTCGCGCAGATCCACCTCCAGCACGCGCACCGGCACGCCGGCTTCGTCGAGCAGCTGGGCGGTCTCGTCCAACGCCGCACCGCGGCGGCCGAGCACCGCCACTCCGAAGCCGTCCGCACCCAGTCGCAGCGCGGTGGCGCGGCCGAGCGCACCGCCCGCTCCGGTGACGATCGCCGATCTGTCCATCCTCTTCCCTCCGTCGAGCCGGTACCGCAGCTCAGATGCTGTAGGCCTTGAGTGTGTCGGTCACGAACTTCTTCGCGCGCGGCACGTCCGATTCGTCGAGGTGCTCGATGATCAGCGGCACGTTGGGGTTGCGCTCGGACAGCCGCTGGAGGTACAGGTCGTAGTTGAGCGACCCCAGACCGGCAGCGGGCAACTCGATCTCGCCGACGCCCCGGAAGGTGTGCGACGCCAGGGCGTCGTCGTCGCCGATGTCGGCGTGCTTCTCGCTCTTGTCGTCCCCGGCGCGCTTGACGTCCTTGGCGTGGGCGATGCGCACCCGGTCGCCGAGGGTGTCGAACACCTCGTTGAGCACGGCGTCCATGTCGTCGATGTTGTTCTCGTCGAAGTAGTTCGTCGGGTCCGACACCAGATCCAGTCCAGGACTGCGGATGTCGTTGAAGACCCGGACGGTCTCGCGGACCGAGCCGATGACGTTGTTGACGTAGGTCTCCAGCAGGAACGTCGCCCCGTGGTCGTAGGCCTCCTGGGCGAGCTCGGCCAGCACGTCCCGGACCTGCTCGTAGGCGTCCTCGGTGCGGTTGTGCGGATCGTGGTCCCACTCGCTGTCCGGGTTGAAGGTGCCGGACTCGCTGATGACGTAGGCGCTGCCGAAATCACGGGCGTTGCGGATGATCTCCTTCAACCGCTCGACGTTGCTCCGTCGGTGCTCGAGGTCGGGGTGCACGATGTTGGTGTAGCCGGAGATGGCGCAGACCGGGAGGTCGTGGTCGCGGAAGGTGTCGGCGACCCGCTTGGCCTTCTCCTTGGTGATCTGGCCCGCCGACAGGTCGACGTCCTTGAAGTGCAGGTCCAGCTGAACGGTGTTGAAGCCGAGGTTGCGGATCGTCTTCGCAGTGGTCTCGAGGTCGTAGGGGAAGTACCCGCTGAAGATTCCTACCTGGATCATGGGCGTCGTCACTCCTGTGTGAGGGTCGTCGGGGCCGGGCGGTGGTGGTACGGCGGTGCCGGTTCGGGGTGCTGCGGGTGGGGTGCTGCCGGGGGCGTGCGGTACGGGCGGGATCGACGGTGGTGCGGGCGGGACCGCCCGGCTCAGACGGGGAACTCGCTGAGCGGAACGGGCCGGCGCTCGGCGATGGACCGGTAGCCGGCCTCCACCAGCGCCATGGTCCGTACGTTGTCGGCGACGGACAGTTCGGCCGCGGTGCCGGTCGCGACCGCGTACTGCACCTGCTCCATCACCCCGACGAAGGCGTGCGGGAACCAGTGGGTGTCCCAGGTGGGGGTGATCCACCGACCGCCGGTGGTGTCGGCCGAGGCGTAGGCCAACGTCGACGGGGAGCCGTCGGGCCAACCGATGGTGCCCTTGGCGACACCGCGGGTGCCTTCGACGCGCCACGAGATGTACTCGTCGGACGGATAGCCGTCCTCCCGCGGACCGCTCCAGACGTCCTCCAGGGACAGCGCGAGCAGGTTGCCCGGGAAGCGCAAGGTGGACACCACGATGCCGTCGGTGTGCTCGAATTCGGTGCGGGGGTCCTCCCGCACGACGGTCGAGATCTCGGTCGGCTCGCCGAAGAGGTGACGCAGGGCGTCGAGGTGGTGGACGCTCATGTTGGC is drawn from Nakamurella deserti and contains these coding sequences:
- a CDS encoding aldehyde dehydrogenase family protein translates to MLTTTDPRSGVSAATTIEPTPTASVSVIAEAAAAAAASLSWRGRAFRADLLDAMGTAVERARTELVAVADAETGLGPVRLNGELSRSAFQFRLFAAAVREGSYVEAAIDHAADTPLGPQPDVRRMLVPIGPVAVFGSSNFPFAFSVLGGDVASAIAAGCPVVAKAHGSHPRTSQLSFETLAAACRTAGAPAGTVGIVYGQQAGTELVKHPAIRAVGFTGSLGAAEALQAAIGTRDEPIPFFGELSSINPLIVTPGAAAARPAEIAAGLFTSYTGSAGQLCTKPGIAFVPDGEAGDALVAELATRTTAADPGILLNARIRSSFDDIADRLRGAGAEPLARAAEPAADGGFTVPPTLLETTAVAMTAEVAEECFGPLLVVARYADLGEVTAAVGRIPRSLTATVHGEPTETDVVADLFEALAPFAGRLVHNGYPTGVRVSWAQQHGGPWPATNSQHTSVGVTAVRRWLRPLAWQNAPEAALPRELRDADAGIPRRIDGVLTLPV
- a CDS encoding LacI family DNA-binding transcriptional regulator gives rise to the protein MTAAVTGPVTAPGPAATDEPVDASRPTRRSTHVVTLDDVARHAQVSPQTVSRSIRAPEQVSVHTLERVRRSIIATGYVPNLAASNLASNRSMTVAAIVPDVSASVFADALHGLEEVLAPSGYHLFIGSTGYRPDHEEDLVRAFLGRRPDGFFIVGTTHTDRTTRMLQESRVPTVETWEMSETPIDSVVGFSNRDAARAVVQYAADRGYRHPTFAGSLQTGDFRAARRRDAFIEAVPELFPGEPVRVVDSGTQKVDLDTGRLLLHMTRSLHPETDVLLFASDVFAAGAILEAARRGIRIPDDLAVTGFGDFELARHLLPTLTTVSVPNRRIGTVAGTVLLDRMSGRTSDVSIVDLDFSIVARESA
- a CDS encoding fumarylacetoacetate hydrolase family protein yields the protein MTTTTDRPVLAPDIPTTLPDDGCAGTLVGRVWRPEHGGPSPVLIRADGVFDLAASFATVRDLMETDDPAAAARGAAGERIGSLAELLANTPPAGRNPERPWLLAPIDLQAVKAAGVTFAVSMIERVIEERVHGDPDAAAAMRDQILSEIGVELGDLTPGSAEAQSLKQYLVAEGLWSQYLEVGIGVDAEIFTKAPVMAAVGTATAVGVLSTSSWNNPEPEVVLVVDSRGRIRGAALGNDVNLRDIEGRSALLLGKAKDNNASCAIGPFIRLFDATFDLDTVRSMVVSLDILGVDGFRVRGTSRMSQISRDPADLVAQLMGRHHQYPDGAILMLGTMFAPVDDRAEPGRGFTHRQGDVVAISSAELGTLVNQVQASEECDPWEFGIGSLMRNLAARSLL
- a CDS encoding enoyl-CoA hydratase/isomerase family protein — translated: MTTDPALPDLGTDEIRLELHGLVAVVTIDRPRKLNSVTQEMSDALVVAMTWANDHDDVRAVILTGAGDRAFCAGSDIRTLDKYATPWQFRNREDYCDALRRLRKPLIAAVNGYAFGGGLETAMTCDIRIASETASFAAPEIKLGWIGGGGMSTFLAHSIGASNAAVMLMTGDPIDAARALTWGLVSEIVPPERLLPRARELAAVIASRPPIAAETAKANLRAAYNLPQEEAIRYERDLQTVTFATADADEGRAAFAEKRPATFHRR
- a CDS encoding extracellular solute-binding protein, coding for MRYAGITWDHPRGRNALVAAADRERAAGSGLDIVWKAHSLEHFESFPIDELARDHDLIVLDHPHLGEALEHGSLIALDTVVDPAVLARWRSAAVGPSFASYAVAGAQWAVPLDAATQVAVSRTALLAAPPHTWEEVRALSAEVPVALSLAGPHAYLTFASICAAHDEPCDGDDLVSDEVALTVLDLMSELARRAPAGTAVANPIALLERLRSTTDIAYCPLVYGYVTYSSADVRFSDAPVATAGGRHGSTLGGTGLALSRRAVVTPELVRHIEWLMGDLAQTRFIPQHDGQPSARLAWLDPDLDESAAGFYRATLATVSDAWVRPRHAGFIRFQTEASAVVRDIVDGTTPPRAGLAALRDRYRHSLARTLPEKV
- a CDS encoding CaiB/BaiF CoA transferase family protein, which codes for MTEPAAPTAAPEVLSGVRVLDCSIAMAGPFAAQRLGDLGADVIKVEPITGEWQRHAAAGGATGNRINVSFLSLNRNKRSIAVDLKSDEGRSILYDLVATSDVFLQNYRPGVAGRLGVDYETLRAINPGLVYVSMSGYGEDGPYRNRPGQDLLLQAMSGAMLSAGSHGTPPQPAGQYLVDAVTASTAFEGVLAALFHRERTGQGQLVTVNMLDAITTLQMQELSVFTVGQVAQTRGQQPHAHVYIRAPYGAFATSDGFLALAMPELPLLGKVIGEDSFLSMDTEVDSWTHRDEIYERTAARLVERATAEWLEAFDAVGIWAGPVYDYQDLVDDPQIVHNGTFIEYDHPTEGRIRTPGFPYGMSVTPPRIDRGAPLAGEHTREILTELGVAPERIEQLVDGGVVAAEPAAAEATPDTMPAAGVAPAGQGGPA
- a CDS encoding aldose 1-epimerase family protein produces the protein MGDGVTYEVFGNRLSRRELAARTGDVSAVAGIRSVVLDDGVQRGVRAIDLRTSSGLEIEVLIDRAMDLGSARLRGVPFGWRSGNGFRHPGLHEHSDEGGLSWLRAVDGLLVSGGLDHTLFGGTVDATRYAYPPKDTVSHGLHGRLTAIPARLLEAREVVDGDRWVLRVVGEVVQATSFGEHLRLTRTIEVDIDGRELRLHDVVDNLGFEPTPHMFLYHFNFGWPIVDEGTEFVAPIRRHLWASDSVAEQGTSYRTMPAPQLHFVEQVSEHELVAGPDGRHRVALLRGDRTLGVEVAWDAAGMPCFFEWQNLRSGQYAVGLEPSTHHVAGDSAAREDGSMIWLEHGDAREYRTTIRFLDGAAEVDAVRAAVRAAGDQPA
- a CDS encoding SDR family NAD(P)-dependent oxidoreductase, yielding MDRSAIVTGAGGALGRATALRLGADGFGVAVLGRRGAALDETAQLLDEAGVPVRVLEVDLRDAASIESAITATDRDFGPVGALINNAAIYPSTPFLDIPLTEYDDVVTVNQRGYFHAAQVAARGMVQRREGAIVNVGSITWHGGWSNLASYVSTKGAAVALTRALARELGPFGVRVNAVSPGAFPTKAEEIQGDAAEYAAHVIEHQAIKRRGTDAELAAVVSFLVGPDASFVTGQTINVDGGWVME
- a CDS encoding sugar phosphate isomerase/epimerase family protein, coding for MIQVGIFSGYFPYDLETTAKTIRNLGFNTVQLDLHFKDVDLSAGQITKEKAKRVADTFRDHDLPVCAISGYTNIVHPDLEHRRSNVERLKEIIRNARDFGSAYVISESGTFNPDSEWDHDPHNRTEDAYEQVRDVLAELAQEAYDHGATFLLETYVNNVIGSVRETVRVFNDIRSPGLDLVSDPTNYFDENNIDDMDAVLNEVFDTLGDRVRIAHAKDVKRAGDDKSEKHADIGDDDALASHTFRGVGEIELPAAGLGSLNYDLYLQRLSERNPNVPLIIEHLDESDVPRAKKFVTDTLKAYSI